The following nucleotide sequence is from Mucilaginibacter sp. cycad4.
GTGTGTTCATGGCATAGTCTATCAGTTTATCAACTGTGGTGGTGGCTACATGCATCCGGGTGTCAGAGGATGCGTAATAAACATAAACCGATCCGTTATCATCAGCTATCCAGCCGTTACAAAACACTACATTTGATACATCGCCGATACGCTCCTCGCCTACCGGGGCTAAAAAGTAACCGGCAGGCTGGTAAAGCACTTTGGTAAGATCATGAAGGTCGGTCATGAACATGTACAGTACATAGCGTAAGCCTGCAGCGGTATTGCGTACGCCATGTGCAAGGTGAAGCCAGCCTTTTTTCGTTTTGATTGGTGTCGGGCCCTGGCCATTCTTGGCCTCATAAACAGTATGGTAGTTTTTATTATGAATAATGGTTTCCTGGTCAACAACCGCGTTCTCCATGGTATCGCACAAACCAAACCCTATACCGCCACCGGTACCTGCGCTGATAAAACCATCCTGCGGGCGGGTATACAAGGCATACTTGCCATTAACAAACTCGGGATGTAATACCACGTTACGCTGCTGGGGCGAATTGGTTTTCAGATCGGGCAGGCGCTCCCATTTCACCAGGTCCTTAGTACGCGCAATACCGCAGGCTGCTATCGCCATCGACTGATCATACGACGGAGCTTCCGGATCACGGCGCTCGGTACAAAACAGGCCATAGATCCAGCCGTCTTCATGCTGCGTTAAGCGCATATCGTATACATTGGTATCAGGCTCTTCGGTTTGTGGTAGCTCAACGGGATAATCCCAGAATTTAAAACCATTGATACCATCAATACTCTCGGCTACGGCGAAAAACGATTTACGATCGGCCCCTTCAACGCGGGCTACCATGAGGTATTTACCGTTAAATTTTATGGCGCCGGCGTTAAAAACCGCATTGATACCAAACCGCTCCATTAAATGCGGGTTGGTTTTAGCATCAAGATCATACCGCCATTCAAGAGGGGTGTGGGCCGCAGTGAGCACAGGATATTTAAACCGGCAAAAAATACCGTTGCCTGTTTCCTCAACCTGATTTTGCCAGTTAATTAATTGCGCTTGTTCGGCCTGTAGTTGAATGAGCCTTTGGTTAAATTCCTGCGTCATATAGTTTTTTATCAATAGTCCTTTAATTTATTCCACCATGTTTTTTTCAGTATGGTGATGGTGACCACCAGTATAGCTATGGTAATTATAAGGGATGTTTTTTGTGCCAGTATAAGGTACATGGGCAGTATGGTAAGGCTGCATTGTGTTATGGTGCCGATAACCACATTGAACATATTAAGCTTAAAGTTTTTGTTAGGCACAAATGAGGGATCGCCCTCCATTACAATTGCCTTAACAGGGCCCCAAAAGCCCCATGGCCTCACGGTTGTATAAAACGACCGCAACACGGTCATATCCGTTGGTGCCGTAGCGTACGAACCGATAACAGAACCTGCGAGCGAAATAATGAACAACACCGGAAACCAGTACAACAGCTCGACCGAAGGGATAATTAGCGAGAATATCATAGCTGATAAGATCCCCGAAAGCATGCCGTAAAAAAAGCCATTGGCATTAAAGCGCCACCAATGCCATTTAAGCACGTTACTGGCTATGTAACCACCATAAAGCGCCGATACTATCCATTGCAGCACACTGTTCACATCTTTTACAAAAAAGCCTAAAACCACACCTACGGCTACCACAAAAACCCCTACCAGGTAATTGGCTGTAATTATTTTTTTGGTAGATGCCTTTGGGTTGATGTATTTGAGGTAGATATCATTCACAATGTAAGCCTGCGCCGCATTCATAGTACCGCTAAATGTGCTCATGAAAGCGCCTAACAAACCGGCCAATAGCAAACCCACCAAACCAACCGGCAAAAAGTTGTTGATCACCGCCGGCAGGATCCGTTCAAAATCGATAGCCCCTCTGGCATCTTTCAAATCCATTTGGTGATAAAAAAGCACGCCCAGTATGGTTAAACTCACGATAAGCGAATAGCGGATAGGCAGCAGGATGATATTTACAAAGCCACTCATTTTGCTGGCCTCTTCGGGCGAGCGGGTGGAGAGGATCTTCTGCATATCATAATTAGGTGCAGGCCCGGCAACCGCCGCGAAAAAGCCTTTAAAGGTCATCATCATAAAAAACAGGCCGAACAGCGAATAACCATCTTCTTTGATCTTATTATTTACCTCGTTGATGATCCCCGTCCAGCTCAAACCAAGATTTTTACCAAAGAACGGACTGTACCAGCCATCGGGTACGTTAAGATGGTTTCCATGCAATTTTCCGGCAGCAATAAAACTGATCCATACACAGGCCACCGTCATGATACCGTATTTAATCATATCGCCCAGTACAATACTGTGCATGCCGCCTATAATGGAATAAAACATAGCGAAAAGCGTAAATATGATCCCATATACATGCGGCACATACTGAGGTGCTACATTGAAAGGCACATACGCTTTAACCAAATCCCAGGGGATAAATATTTCAATGAACTTGCCTAAACCAATAAACCCGTAGGCCAAAAAGCCAAAACAACTCAACAGCGCGAAAGCGATAACCACCACATTTGAGCCGGTTACCCCCGGCCCTGCTTTACCAAAACGGGTTGCCAGCCACTCGGCACCTGTTGCAGCGTTTGAGCGGCGCAGCCAGCGCGACAGGTACATCATTAAAAACACCTGGTTAAATACCGGCCAAAGCCAGGGGATCCAGATACTTTTCATGCCATAAACAAAGCACAAGCTCACCATCCACATGGTGCCGCTGATGTCGAACATATCGGAGGCATCGCTTAAACCCAGCTTATACCAGGGTAAAGATTTGCCGCCAAGCATATAGCTTTCCTTGTTTTCGCGGGCCTTTTTACGGTACCATAACCCAATAAAAATGGTGCTCAACAGGTATAAAATTATTATGGCAACATCAAGTAAGTGTAACTTCATCTTGTCTGAATCAGAATTTATAGAATTTTTGAATTAACAGAATTAAAATATTTCAGTACATAAAGGCTGACAGGGATGTGCTTAAGCATTCTGAAAATTCTTAAATTTTGAAAATTCTGATCCTAATTGGCATTACTCAAAAATGAATTTATTATCAGCAATTTTATAATACTTTTTTAACCTTCTATTTAACTTTATCAACAGGCTAATACATTTTTAACCAGCCACAAAGCCAAATAAATACCAGTTAAATAAACACGCGGTTTCCGGTATAGGTTTCCCTGAACTCCTTGGGGATACACATCTTTTTACGTTTAAAGATCCTGTTGAAGTTGGAGATATTATTAAACCCGCATTTATAAGCAATTTCGGCCACGGTAGTTGTGGAGTCAATAAGCATCCTGGAAGCATGGCCAAGCCTGATCTCATTTAAACTATCAATAAAGGTTTTACCCGTGCGCTTTTTGATAAACCTGCTAAATGAGGCTTCGGGCATATTGGCAATTTTAGCTACTTCGGCAAGGGTAATTTGCTTGTTATAGTTAATATTCATGTGCTCAAATACTTTCTCAATGCGGCGGCTGTTGTAATAAAACTTCTCGTTTGTAAAGCTCGGGTCCGACAGCATTTTCATATTGCGGGAAATTGACAGGTCATGAAGGATAGATAAAAGCTCCAATACAGAGTCAAAACCACTCTTTTTATCCAGTTGTACAATCCTGTCCTTAAGTGCATAAATCGTTTCCGGCGAAAAGGAGATCCCTCTCTGCGAACGCTCAAGCATGCTTTTCACAAAACTTAACTGATTGCGCTTCAGAAATTTTTCATCAAACAGGTCCTTATGAAACTGAATAGTAACCTCGGTTATATCCTCGCTCTGGCATTGGTGCGTAAACCAGGCATGGTATAAGTTTGGCCCAATAAGCGCAAGCTCCACTTCTTCAATAACCTCAATATGGCCACCCACTACCCTTTTGGCCCCTTTGGCATTGATAATTAAATTAAGCTCATATTCATCATGATAATGAAGCGGAAAGTCAAATTTCTTTTTAACCCTCGAAAAAATAGTAAAACAATCACTTGGCGTTAGCGGAGTTATCTCTCGCATTACATTACTTGTCATCATAAAATCCCACTAAAAAATTTGCTAATTGATGATACTAATTTAACTTTTTTATACTTACAAAATGTCAATCACACAATTAAATATTAATTTTTTGTTACCCCATCGTTCATTATCACCTTCACGGCAACATCGTCAATTAGGAATGTGCCTGTAGCGTTGGCCATTGCCAAAAGCAATTTAAAGCGTACGGCGCCGGCAGGTATCAAAACCTCTTTTGAAGCCAGCTCCCAGGAATGATCGCCGGTTAGTGTAATTATGTTCAAGCCTTCGCCCGCCTTCTTATCCGCTTTATCTAAAAACTCGACACTGAAAACCGCGCCGTTCCATTCATCTTTGCCTTTTACTACGTTAATAGTTTTAAGCCATGCGCTAAACTCAAGCTTGCCTGCTTTTTTTGGGATGGAAACCAACTGATCGATGCCCAGCCAGGCAGAAGCATCGGCAGAGATAATAGCACAACTGCTTTTACCCGTTTTTACATCCCAGGGGGTAAGTTTGGCCGCACCGGCATTCCAGCCATAGGTATCATCTTCAAATCCGCCATTTTCAACAAGATTTTTTTGTGCCCGGGCATGAAGCATCGAGAGCGCAAAAACTACGGTTAATAATGTTTTGAACATTTTCATATCAACACAAATAAGTAATCAAAAAATACCGCCACCGGCCCATTTTACCGGTTACCGGTGACGGGGTATTTAATATCTATTGTATCAGGCCAACATCATCTAAATAAAACAATGTAGCGGTGCCGCTAAACTCCTGGAAAATAATGGAGTTGATAGTTTTTGGCGCAGTTGCCCCTGTGTTAACAAAAGCAGTTAGCGGGATATTGAAGTTTGTCCACGCTCCTTCTTTCAATACAATTGCTACTGCATTGTTAAAGTTATAATCAAGCACAATGTGGATCACTTTATTATCAGAGCCCTTACCTCCATAAACCGACATCTTAAAGCTTTTTGCAGCAATATTGCCCGGAGCCTGGAAAACATACCCGTCATAACCACCGGCATACTGCACCTTTATTGATGACGTTCCCCTTACCACCGGCGAGGTATTGCCATTATCGGGCGAGTTACTCCAGCCGTAGTTTGACCATCCATTTTTAAAGCCATCTTCATAAATAGCCTGCGAAAACCCAAAAGGATAAAGCCCAAACGTGGCGCTGTTATTATTAGGGATACTCAGGTTGATACCGTTTGATGCAATTGGGCCTTTGGCCGTACCACCACCCAGCGTTGCAGTTGTGGTTATTGAAAGGTCGCCCGGACCTGTTAGGCCGGCCGGTACTTTGGCAACTATTTTGGTTGATGTTTTAGAAACAATTTCGGCGCTGGTTGTACCAATTTTTACGCTGCTTAAGCCATCAAAGGTAGTACCTGTTATGGTGATCAGGTCACCAGCGTTGCCGGCCATGTGATCAACATCCGTAATACCCGGGAACGGCTGCTCAATAACAAAATCGTAGCTTATCTGCCCGTAGCTGGTTACCAGTTTCAGCTTATTGCTTGTTGTTGATCCGCTGAACGGCACCGTTTCAGGAATACTGAAAATAATGCTGTTATCGGTAGCCAGCGCTATGTTGAAATATATCTCGGTATCGTTAATATAAATGTGCTTTGTGGTACCGAGGTTTTTGCCGATGATAGCATACAAGGTATAAATCTTCCCTGAATTTGTGGTCGAGTCGAACGGCATCGGCCTCACTTCCGGATAGGTTATTGACGAATCGAGATTAATAGGGTGATTAATTAATACACTATCATTCTTGGTAAGCGTACGCACCTTGGTTATCACCGGAGCGCCGGTTCCATAATTGTTCTTATCCTTTTTACAGGCATTGAAACCCACCATCACCAATATTGATAAGGTGAACCAAAGACTTAAAGGTTTAAATATCTTTTTCATTTTTCTGATCGGTTTAAATTATTTGAAAACATAAGGAACCGGCGGATCTAATAATTTAGGATCGGTAGCGGTTTCAACCTGTGGAATAGGGAAATTAAAAAAGGCATCTTTAGCCGTTTTTTTATCGCTATATACCTGTGGAGGGGTATCATTGCTGTAAGTACCTCTTTCCTGGTTAGCTATAACAGCCAGGGCTTTAGGGTGCTTAACATTCAGAATGCCCTGCCAGCCATCCATACGCTCCAAATCAAACCAATAATCGCCTTCAATGGCCAGCTCAATACGGCGTTCATGAAACATATCGGTTTTAGTAAAAGACGTTACAGGCGCCAAACCGGCACGGTTACGCACCATGTTGTAATACTTTAAAGCCGAAACATCGGTTGTACTATTATTGGCGCCCAAAATGGCTTCGGCAGCTATAAGCAATACCTCGGCGTAACGCATCATATAAGTACAGTTAGCTGCTGATTGCGCCGCGCCTATACCGCCGTTATCAGCAGGGGTACCAACCACATATTTTTTGATGCCTGCTTTTGTGCCCTGCGAGTTAACATTGGCAGGTACAGTAAAGCCACCACCGGCCTGGTTTATTTCGGGATAAAAATCACCGGCTTTCATAATAGTGCCATGCAAACGGGTATCACCGGGCTCATAGGCATTTTGCAGATCAATTGTGGGGCCTAAAACAGAATAACCATCACCGGTACCAGTAACACCTGCAATAGCAAACGAAGCCTGTTGCGGGTTGCCATGCCCGTAAGCTGCACCACCGGCCCATTGCAAAGCAATCACCGATTCTTCATTGTTGTTATTTACTGTTTTAAACAGGTCATTATAATTTTTACCATCAATAAGGCCCGTGTAGCCATATTTAGCTATTTGATCATTAGTGATGTTACCACGATAAAGCTTAAACTCGCCACTGTTGATCACCTTCTCGGCTTCGGCGCGGGCATTGGTATAATCGTCCATGTACAGGTAAACCTTTGCCAGCAAGGCCGATGCCGAGCCGCTTGAAACATGTCCCTGTGCAATTGAGGCACCGGCCCTGATTTTGGGCGTACAGTTAGCTTCGGCAAATTTCAGATCGTTAATGATAAACTTATAGATATCAGTAACCGGATT
It contains:
- a CDS encoding sodium:solute symporter family protein, whose protein sequence is MKLHLLDVAIIILYLLSTIFIGLWYRKKARENKESYMLGGKSLPWYKLGLSDASDMFDISGTMWMVSLCFVYGMKSIWIPWLWPVFNQVFLMMYLSRWLRRSNAATGAEWLATRFGKAGPGVTGSNVVVIAFALLSCFGFLAYGFIGLGKFIEIFIPWDLVKAYVPFNVAPQYVPHVYGIIFTLFAMFYSIIGGMHSIVLGDMIKYGIMTVACVWISFIAAGKLHGNHLNVPDGWYSPFFGKNLGLSWTGIINEVNNKIKEDGYSLFGLFFMMMTFKGFFAAVAGPAPNYDMQKILSTRSPEEASKMSGFVNIILLPIRYSLIVSLTILGVLFYHQMDLKDARGAIDFERILPAVINNFLPVGLVGLLLAGLLGAFMSTFSGTMNAAQAYIVNDIYLKYINPKASTKKIITANYLVGVFVVAVGVVLGFFVKDVNSVLQWIVSALYGGYIASNVLKWHWWRFNANGFFYGMLSGILSAMIFSLIIPSVELLYWFPVLFIISLAGSVIGSYATAPTDMTVLRSFYTTVRPWGFWGPVKAIVMEGDPSFVPNKNFKLNMFNVVIGTITQCSLTILPMYLILAQKTSLIITIAILVVTITILKKTWWNKLKDY
- a CDS encoding RagB/SusD family nutrient uptake outer membrane protein — encoded protein: MKKYIKYLVCVMAVSLVATTGCKKDFFNRPPEDAITVDNFYQTNDQVTASTNALYNSPWFNWVAKSGWAITELAGGNGRTYSDDVISLFNFSLTDINPRIADAWNSLFTVVAQSNALINNLPVKASSSVDKAVLNNALGEAHLMRALAYFHIVRIWGNVPIIENSVDFVNNFQVNTNPVTDIYKFIINDLKFAEANCTPKIRAGASIAQGHVSSGSASALLAKVYLYMDDYTNARAEAEKVINSGEFKLYRGNITNDQIAKYGYTGLIDGKNYNDLFKTVNNNNEESVIALQWAGGAAYGHGNPQQASFAIAGVTGTGDGYSVLGPTIDLQNAYEPGDTRLHGTIMKAGDFYPEINQAGGGFTVPANVNSQGTKAGIKKYVVGTPADNGGIGAAQSAANCTYMMRYAEVLLIAAEAILGANNSTTDVSALKYYNMVRNRAGLAPVTSFTKTDMFHERRIELAIEGDYWFDLERMDGWQGILNVKHPKALAVIANQERGTYSNDTPPQVYSDKKTAKDAFFNFPIPQVETATDPKLLDPPVPYVFK
- a CDS encoding glycosidase, whose translation is MTQEFNQRLIQLQAEQAQLINWQNQVEETGNGIFCRFKYPVLTAAHTPLEWRYDLDAKTNPHLMERFGINAVFNAGAIKFNGKYLMVARVEGADRKSFFAVAESIDGINGFKFWDYPVELPQTEEPDTNVYDMRLTQHEDGWIYGLFCTERRDPEAPSYDQSMAIAACGIARTKDLVKWERLPDLKTNSPQQRNVVLHPEFVNGKYALYTRPQDGFISAGTGGGIGFGLCDTMENAVVDQETIIHNKNYHTVYEAKNGQGPTPIKTKKGWLHLAHGVRNTAAGLRYVLYMFMTDLHDLTKVLYQPAGYFLAPVGEERIGDVSNVVFCNGWIADDNGSVYVYYASSDTRMHVATTTVDKLIDYAMNTPADGLRSASSVQAVYNIIDKNKGLGQLQEAGA
- a CDS encoding AraC family transcriptional regulator, translating into MREITPLTPSDCFTIFSRVKKKFDFPLHYHDEYELNLIINAKGAKRVVGGHIEVIEEVELALIGPNLYHAWFTHQCQSEDITEVTIQFHKDLFDEKFLKRNQLSFVKSMLERSQRGISFSPETIYALKDRIVQLDKKSGFDSVLELLSILHDLSISRNMKMLSDPSFTNEKFYYNSRRIEKVFEHMNINYNKQITLAEVAKIANMPEASFSRFIKKRTGKTFIDSLNEIRLGHASRMLIDSTTTVAEIAYKCGFNNISNFNRIFKRKKMCIPKEFRETYTGNRVFI
- a CDS encoding IPT/TIG domain-containing protein, producing MKKIFKPLSLWFTLSILVMVGFNACKKDKNNYGTGAPVITKVRTLTKNDSVLINHPINLDSSITYPEVRPMPFDSTTNSGKIYTLYAIIGKNLGTTKHIYINDTEIYFNIALATDNSIIFSIPETVPFSGSTTSNKLKLVTSYGQISYDFVIEQPFPGITDVDHMAGNAGDLITITGTTFDGLSSVKIGTTSAEIVSKTSTKIVAKVPAGLTGPGDLSITTTATLGGGTAKGPIASNGINLSIPNNNSATFGLYPFGFSQAIYEDGFKNGWSNYGWSNSPDNGNTSPVVRGTSSIKVQYAGGYDGYVFQAPGNIAAKSFKMSVYGGKGSDNKVIHIVLDYNFNNAVAIVLKEGAWTNFNIPLTAFVNTGATAPKTINSIIFQEFSGTATLFYLDDVGLIQ